From the genome of Erinaceus europaeus chromosome 1, mEriEur2.1, whole genome shotgun sequence:
AGTTCCTGGAGGAAGGTATATGAAGTACATGGTCAAGATAGGTCTGAAACCTGGAGAGTGGCACACAGTTCCACCAACTACCACTAGGTGGCGGTAGAGCAACATCAAAGACAGTCACTTCTCAGCCTGTGGCTCCATTATTAAGGGGCCTCCAGTCAGGAGAACAGCCAGACTCCCCAAGGACAGAGGCTCTGCTGGCAAGAAGAGGCTGTGGCCATAGGGTTTCAATATCTACATGTATTTCTGGAACAGGCCAATTTCCTCACCCTTAGTAAGTTAGGACTCTGCCACGTTCATTACCTTTCCAAGCTGCGGGGGGCAGTTAAGGGGGCTCTGATTCCTTCCTTGCTGGGGCCGTCTATATTATCCTCCTTGGGCTCGTCCTTCAGCCACTGGTGATTTGGGAAGAACTCCTTGCATTTCCCATTGTGTGGTTCCATGATTCGTTTTGGTGGCCGTGGAGGTGGGGGGACATGCTCAGGTAGGGGCTCTAGGTCCTCACGGGACAGCTCCTTCCATTGCTCCTTGAACAAACATCAAGAGGAAAGTCCCGTCAGTTCTCATGCTTGGCTGGTTGCCAGGAAATCTGGTCCCCTTTAAGTGAGCAGAAGTGACGGCTTGGGGAGGAGCCTTCCCCTTCCTGGCCTTCCAGACATATAGTTGGAAGAGGAAATCTTTGGGAAATAAAGTCAATTTTCCCTATCAACGCtctctcagtgtcagcactaacaACTGACCAGGAAATTAAAACCTGCCATCtggaggcctggcagtggtgcacttggttgagcacacatggcacaatgcaCCAAGTACCAGGGTTCGCGCCCCCAccccttgagtggtgaagcaagcagtgctgctgctatctctgcctctctccctctcaacttcccccatcctctcttgatttgtttctattagataaataaataaataaataaataatccagtcTGGATTAAAGCAAAGCTAATACTGACCTGCACTGAAGAATCTCCCATGATGAATTTGGCACCTTCAATCACAGCTAGGTAGGAGAAACGGAGCTGGTCTGCTGTCTGGATCAGTCCCATCCGAAATTTCCTCATTTCTAAAAGAACCTTCTTGATATCAACAGAAGAAGGGTCTTTCCTTTTATCCATCTGAAAAGCCAGAGAGGAGACATAATTAAGTCATTGCCAACTCTCAAGTGCAAAGTGATTTTGTATGTTTTGGAGGTGTATACCCGTTTCTTTTCGGGGAAAAAAACCACAGCGTGGGCAACAAAATTCTAGAAAATATGCTAAAATACAACTAAATAGAACAACTGAACACaagggaaataatggaagaaaagggAACTATCTAGGTCTTCCTGAATTACACCTTCAAAAGCATTCCTTGGAATAGAGCTACCTATGCTGGATAATGCTACCAAGAAGGAGGGGGCTGTTAAGTAGAGATGGAAGTTACTTGATTACAGAGACAGTAACAACAGAGAAGCTGTGGCTGGAAATGTGTCCCCTTCTTTTCCTGGGGTCTTCAGGGGGGGATCTTACCAGCAAGAGACAGGTGTCAGCCAAACAGAAGGTCCCCGACCTGCCAATGCCAGCACTGCAGTGTACTACAATGGGGCCATGTTCCAGGCTGAGTGACCCTGACTCACGGACTTTGAAAAGGAAGTTCAGGAATGAGGCTGGTGATTCAGGGACTCCAAAGTCAGGCCAGGTTGTATAGTGAAAATGTAGGATCTCTCGAGTTTCTTGAgtctgaaagagaaaaatgatatTTGTCCAGAGAACACTAATTCCaagtcagcacacagcacaccTCTGATCTCTAAGGTCACTTTGACTTTTAGATTCTCCCAGGATGTGTGTGCCCAGGTCGACCAATGTCAGGTCCAAGGTGTGGGAATGCAGTTGACATGGGGCCTGTGGGTCTTCCCTCCTCCACTCACTGCTTTTCTTCCATGTCTCTATATCTCctgaaatcctttttaaaaagtctttttaaaaatttattttaaaattaaaatccttatttatttattaggaagaggcagccagaaataatcaagaggaatggagagatggagaaatagagagggagagagacagagacacctgcagccctgcttcatcactggcaaagctttccctttgcaggtggggactgggggcttgaagccagatcacactatataacatgtgcactcaaccaggtgtgccatcaccaggcccctctctcccctctcagtttttctcttttctatcaagtacaatataaaggaggaaaaaaaaaatccttggaaaaaatggtctgcaggaaatttgtagtgccagcaggcagcaagtcccagtgataactgtggtggcagTAAGAGTGGGGGGAAAATCACTGTAGATGTGGCATCAGTTCAGGTTGATTTGACTTGAAAAGTCTATTTCTAAGTCTCAGAGGACTGCCACTttgggaaaaaattttttaaaaagagtaatcaGCTTGGTTTCCAAAGACTGGTAGCTGTCATATGTACATCAAAATCAGattaaacagggagtcgggcggtagtgcagcgggttaagtgcaaaatCAGATTAAACAGACCATAAGGAGAAGAATCTTGACAAGATCAGCAGCAACAGGCTCCTCAATTTGGGTGTTTACTGCTGGATTAACCCCTTCACTGAGTTGCTACATCAACCTCCAAACATGTGCTTCCACTATCCCCATTTTCCAGAACAGAAGATCAACATTGGCTTGAAGGCCAACATTCCACTAGGTGGGAGAGCAGCTGTCTCGAAGTGTCTCTCCCCTGGCCCAGTCTGCTGTCATGGAATGGAAAGAAGAATGTTCTGTGGGAGCCTTACCCAGCACTGATCCTTCCTCTGAATTTATGAGAGTCTGTTTCTAGAGAAGTTACCTGCTTCCAGAGAAGCTATCTGATCAACATGTACATGTCTTTAGGGGGAAAACATTCATTCACATTGACTAACCTAAGTACAGAAAGTAAGAGGGAACCAGTCACAGGATGGGGCTCACTAGTCTCACTGAAGTGGACATAGGAAGGTGGCCTGAGACAGGAACCACATCACATTGCTGTGTGATGCCAAAGACCAAGTTTGAATCTAGCAGGCTGCTGATGGTGAAATATTTTTGGTTGGGGACCTGTTCTGCCAATGTCCACAACATGCCCACCATGTGCCAGGCATGAAAAAGTCAAAGATATTGTCTTTGTCCTTCCAGAGTTCACAGCTTAGTTATAACACTTCTTCCTGACTCTGGTGTAAGCAAACATTTGAAAGGGTCTATGACAAGcaccaacgacaacatcagcaaaGACTACACAGATTCAACCATGTTCCAGATATACAAACACTACATCTTCCTATAGAACTGGGGCTAAACCTGTAGCTGGCATTAGGATAATTTATATAACTATACAAACAATTCCATTCTCTCCTCCCTTAGAAAATGATCTCCTCATACTGTAATGACTTCAAATAGAAATCTCTcttctaaggatcccagttggagcccccggctccccacctgcaggggagtcgcttcacaggtggtgaagtaggtctgcaggtgtctgtctttctcttccccatctctctccatttctctctgtcctatctaacaatgacgacatcaataacaataataataaatacaacaataataaaaaataagggcaacaaaagggaaaacaaataaataaaatattttaaaaagaaaagaaaaaaagaaagaaatctctctTTTACAGAGACAGAGGATGAGGGGAAGGAAAGCATTGTCGAATCACCTCAGTAATTTCAGGTTTATCCATCAGGAAGATGCCAGAGATGTTCTATAAAATACAGGAAGCTTGGATAATTCAAAATGATTAGTCATCTATCATTTTTTAAGCCTGTTTATGTCTTCACATTGCTTGTTAATTTTATTATGCCTTTCTTAGTCTTTGCTAcacaaataaagatatattttcatttgtatttactTTATTAGTATTAAAATTCCCTTTTGATTTTAGATGGAAAGAAAAGTACTTAGGAATatattttggggggaggggtcaagAGATAGTTCATCTGCTAGGGCACCCAATTATGGGGCCTGGCTTTGGGCTTTGGCACTAAATGCAGAGTACTACAGAACTAGGGAAAGTCCTGCTGCTTTACTTAAACTTCTTCTTCCTCTACTGAAAAcgaaaagaataaaaatgctaGTCTGGGAGTGTGTGCCTGTCCCCCCAAACACaataatagagaaataaaataccCCCCCCCATTCACTTCTTTCTCAAGGAAATCATTCTAGAACTAAGACTTTGAAAAGCTGGTTACCCAGCCCTCCAGTACATTCCAATGTACTGCCAGCATTACTCCTGAAAACCCTCCATCCCATTAACTGGGAAATCACACCGACAGCCTGAGTGTACAGCTGTGGCGGGGCTTGGCTCCAGTGCTATCACACAGACAGCAAAGATAAAGGCTGCAGATAAACTGCATTGCATTCTTCAAAagccacacaattttttttttaattttttatttaagaaaagattagtgaacaaaagcataaggtaggaggggtacaactccacacaattcccaccacccaatccccataacccaccccctcccatggtagctttcccattctctatccctctgggagccacACAATTTTAACCTCTTCTCTACTTCACTGTAACCATTACTAAATTCTGGATTTTACTACAACTAGTAATTCGGCAACAGGAGTCCTGGAGACTATAAAGCCGTAAGTTGCAAGCTAAGGTATGAATGCAACTCAGGAGTCAATGCTTACTCTTCAGGCATGACTTAGTAAATAACCCCCTACCCACTGTCTAGTCTCTAGTCCAAATTGTTCGTCTGTCTTGCTCCCTGGATAATGTTACCTCAACCCCAAGTAACCTGCTGACTGGAAGTGGGCACATGCTTTGAGGCTGGTGCTGTTCTAATATTTCACACAATACCACCTGACACCTTGACAAACTCCATCTGACAagaaaggaaactgagaaatgaaaTCCTTGTCCAAAGTCTGACCGTCTGATATGTGGGCCAGGAATCAACACAAGACAGTTTAGTTCCAGGGGACAGATGCTGACCACCATGCGGATAGTATTTCGGCATTGCCTTGAGTGCCTGTCCAGGGTTCCTAGCGCAGTGTGTGGTCTCCTCAGACTGATGGGAATTCTCCAGGCAAATCACTCAGAATCCCCATGGGTCAGGTTTTCTGTGGTGCCTCTTAGcagcatgtcttttttttttttctttccccaatgTTTCAGATGAGATAAACACTGAGCTGAAAGCCTCAGGCTTCCAAGTGCTACGCTCTAAAAGCCTGAGCCATTTCCCTGGCTGTGTCTTGAAATGTTTTAAGACCATCTTTTAAGAACAGTCATCAGCTGGTACTGTAAATTCTTCCCACAACAAATATACCCAAGACCTTACCTAGCAAACATACTTGCTATAAAACTGGATTCAGCCCGGGAAGGTCCTTCATCCCTCTCTTCAGATTAAAGAAGATGATGACAATGAAAGAGGGTAGCAGCTCTGCTGGCATTTAATTTGCATGCCACCTGCAAGTCCCACTGCAGCTTCAAAGTTAGCAACAGGTAAGAGATGCTCTTTGCACCAAGAAACTGTGTTAACCAATGCTAATGTTTTGAGAGCTCTGTGGAGAAGGAGATGACTGAGGATCCCTTGTTTCCCAGGTACCCTTGGTTATCTGGAAAGTAAGTGGGAAGTTCAGCTCACCAGTGCCAAAACCACACCTTGATGAGGGTGTATGAAAGCCTGGCAAAACTGTGTTAGGTAATATCACCCGAGAGAAAGACAT
Proteins encoded in this window:
- the PTPN1 gene encoding tyrosine-protein phosphatase non-receptor type 1 isoform X2, whose amino-acid sequence is MEMEKEFEQIDKAGSWAAIYQDIRHEASDFPCRVAKLPVNKNRNRYRDVSPFDHSRIKLHQEDNDYINASLIKMEEAQRSYILTQLKCAQYWPQKGEKEMIFEDTNLKLTLISEDIKSYYTVRQLELENLTTQETREILHFHYTTWPDFGVPESPASFLNFLFKVRESGSLSLEHGPIVVHCSAGIGRSGTFCLADTCLLLMDKRKDPSSVDIKKVLLEMRKFRMGLIQTADQLRFSYLAVIEGAKFIMGDSSVQEQWKELSREDLEPLPEHVPPPPRPPKRIMEPHNGKCKEFFPNHQWLKDEPKEDNIDGPSKEGIRAPLTAPRSLESTSPDTEVRKRVVGGSPAQGESPLSQEEQDQAPVAWRPFLVNICMATVLTASAYICYRACFH
- the PTPN1 gene encoding tyrosine-protein phosphatase non-receptor type 1 isoform X3, with amino-acid sequence MEEAQRSYILTQGPLPNTCGHFWEMVWEQKSRGVVMLNRVMEKGSLKCAQYWPQKGEKEMIFEDTNLKLTLISEDIKSYYTVRQLELENLTTQETREILHFHYTTWPDFGVPESPASFLNFLFKVRESGSLSLEHGPIVVHCSAGIGRSGTFCLADTCLLLMDKRKDPSSVDIKKVLLEMRKFRMGLIQTADQLRFSYLAVIEGAKFIMGDSSVQEQWKELSREDLEPLPEHVPPPPRPPKRIMEPHNGKCKEFFPNHQWLKDEPKEDNIDGPSKEGIRAPLTAPRSLESTSPDTEVRKRVVGGSPAQGESPLSQEEQDQAPVAWRPFLVNICMATVLTASAYICYRACFH